The following are from one region of the Planctomonas sp. JC2975 genome:
- a CDS encoding LytR C-terminal domain-containing protein yields the protein MAQKFPNDRFDQIPDDLERIGAHRAPRPKGYGWIWVAWCAGAVIVIVGLGALAIFAINGTLNVNLPFGHATASQTPTATPTPTPTITPAVNPALNLIVLNGTTKSGLAADATTTLKAAGWQNITPANASSTDVKTTTVYYSDPKNEAAALAVSQELAGAPIQVTQDFAASGADITIVLGDDYKPTHQ from the coding sequence ATGGCCCAGAAGTTCCCGAACGACCGATTCGACCAGATCCCCGACGATCTCGAGCGCATCGGCGCGCACAGGGCTCCGCGGCCGAAGGGATACGGCTGGATCTGGGTCGCCTGGTGCGCCGGAGCCGTCATCGTCATCGTGGGTCTCGGCGCTCTCGCCATCTTCGCCATCAACGGCACGCTGAACGTCAACCTGCCTTTCGGGCACGCGACGGCCTCCCAGACGCCGACCGCGACGCCGACACCGACACCGACCATCACGCCGGCCGTCAATCCGGCACTCAACCTGATCGTCCTGAACGGCACGACGAAGTCGGGCCTTGCGGCGGACGCCACCACCACACTGAAAGCCGCCGGCTGGCAGAACATCACCCCGGCCAACGCGAGCTCGACCGACGTCAAGACGACAACGGTGTACTACTCGGATCCGAAGAACGAGGCCGCGGCGCTCGCCGTCTCACAGGAGCTCGCGGGCGCACCGATCCAGGTGACCCAGGACTTCGCGGCATCCGGAGCGGACATCACGATCGTGCTCGGCGACGACTACAAACCCACCCACCAGTAA